A single region of the Clostridia bacterium genome encodes:
- the recA gene encoding recombinase RecA, producing MEEKVKVSGEALDEKRLEEKRKALEQAIQQIEKVHGKGSIMKLGDGYNVKVDVIPTGCLALDHALGIGGLPRGRIVEIYGPESSGKTTVSLHVVAEAQKLGGTAAFIDAEHALDPEYAKKLGVNTQDLYISQPDNGEQALDIADYLVRSNAVDIVVVDSVAALTPKAEIEGDMEQLTVGSQARLMSKALRKLTAVINKSKTCVIFINQLREKVGVMFGNPETTPGGKALKFYSSVRLDVRKKDVLKDGGVAVGNKTTVKVVKNKLAPPFRTAEFEIIFGQGISKEGSLIDLAIEMGILQKSGSWISYNDEKIGQGRDKVIALLKSNPELYADIEAKVKEKLGSAENK from the coding sequence ATGGAAGAAAAAGTCAAAGTGAGCGGAGAAGCCTTGGACGAAAAAAGGCTCGAAGAAAAGAGGAAAGCACTTGAACAAGCGATCCAACAGATCGAAAAAGTGCACGGCAAAGGCTCCATTATGAAACTCGGCGACGGATATAACGTCAAAGTGGACGTAATCCCGACCGGATGTTTGGCGCTCGACCACGCGCTCGGCATCGGCGGACTTCCTCGCGGAAGAATCGTCGAGATCTACGGACCCGAATCCAGCGGTAAAACCACCGTCTCGTTGCACGTCGTCGCGGAAGCGCAAAAACTCGGCGGTACGGCGGCGTTTATCGACGCAGAGCACGCACTCGATCCGGAATACGCGAAAAAACTCGGCGTCAACACGCAGGATCTTTATATTTCGCAACCGGATAACGGCGAGCAGGCTCTGGATATCGCCGACTATCTCGTCCGCAGTAACGCGGTCGATATCGTCGTCGTGGATAGCGTCGCGGCGCTGACTCCGAAAGCGGAGATCGAGGGCGATATGGAGCAGCTTACGGTCGGTTCGCAGGCAAGGCTTATGTCCAAAGCGCTTCGCAAATTGACCGCGGTCATCAATAAGAGCAAGACTTGCGTGATCTTCATCAACCAATTGCGCGAGAAGGTCGGCGTTATGTTCGGCAATCCCGAGACCACGCCGGGCGGCAAGGCTCTTAAATTTTATTCCAGCGTCCGTTTGGACGTTCGTAAAAAGGACGTCCTGAAAGACGGCGGCGTCGCGGTCGGTAACAAAACCACCGTCAAAGTCGTTAAGAATAAGCTCGCGCCTCCGTTTCGTACGGCGGAATTCGAGATCATCTTCGGGCAGGGCATTTCCAAGGAAGGCAGCTTGATCGATCTTGCGATCGAAATGGGCATCCTTCAAAAGAGCGGATCTTGGATCAGCTATAACGATGAAAAGATCGGACAGGGCAGAGATAAAGTCATCGCCCTTTTGAAATCCAATCCCGAACTTTACGCGGATATCGAAGCGAAAGTTAAGGAAAAACTCGGCTCTGCCGAAAATAAATAA
- a CDS encoding CinA family protein, producing MSEKTLVFKAFGYDEEGIKEKLASLSAAKSLVVVASCLDAKIEIVCEEVKEVECYSFVYNALKGAIYADEDITIAEAVLDRLALYGKKLSVAESLTGGLVTDRLVSIPGASEVLIEGLVTYANESKINRLGVNEFSIRAHGAVSSDVAKQMAQGLIAAGADFAVSTTGIAGPSGGTKEKPVGLTYIGVADENGVSATECLFEGDRSEIRNSAANAALFLLWKKIVKPNDFDTMVIE from the coding sequence ATGAGCGAAAAGACTCTCGTTTTCAAAGCCTTCGGATATGACGAGGAGGGCATAAAAGAAAAGCTCGCTTCGCTTTCCGCCGCGAAATCTCTCGTCGTCGTCGCTTCCTGCCTCGACGCGAAGATCGAGATCGTCTGCGAAGAGGTAAAAGAAGTCGAATGCTATTCGTTCGTCTATAACGCTTTGAAAGGGGCGATTTATGCGGACGAGGATATCACGATCGCGGAAGCCGTCTTGGATCGCCTCGCGCTTTACGGGAAAAAGCTTTCCGTCGCGGAAAGTCTGACGGGCGGGCTTGTGACCGATCGCCTCGTCTCGATCCCGGGCGCAAGCGAAGTCTTGATCGAGGGGCTCGTAACCTACGCGAACGAATCCAAGATCAACCGTTTGGGCGTAAACGAGTTTTCGATCCGCGCGCACGGAGCCGTCTCGTCGGACGTGGCGAAGCAAATGGCGCAAGGTCTGATCGCGGCGGGCGCGGACTTCGCGGTTTCCACGACGGGGATCGCGGGACCTTCGGGAGGAACGAAAGAAAAACCCGTCGGGCTGACCTATATCGGCGTGGCGGATGAGAACGGAGTCTCGGCTACGGAATGCCTGTTCGAAGGCGACCGAAGCGAGATCAGAAATTCGGCGGCGAACGCGGCGCTTTTCCTTTTATGGAAAAAGATCGTCAAGCCGAACGATTTCGATACAATGGTTATTGAGTAG
- the pgsA gene encoding CDP-diacylglycerol--glycerol-3-phosphate 3-phosphatidyltransferase: MNLPTKITLSRIFAVPVIVALFYVSFPLHYLAAAIVFCLAAATDMVDGHLARKRNEVTALGKVLDPIADKILACFVMIMEAAGGMMFFYPCGVILSMIVVGREILIGAFRTMSAHKGAILAADKLGKLKTILLNVSLPVMMIGYFHISVKIVGNVIFALAVLFTVISGVNYVVKNKHIFSDGAAK, encoded by the coding sequence GTGAATTTACCCACGAAGATAACTTTATCGAGAATCTTTGCAGTGCCCGTGATCGTTGCGCTGTTTTACGTTTCTTTCCCGCTGCATTATCTTGCGGCGGCGATCGTCTTTTGTCTTGCGGCGGCGACCGATATGGTGGACGGGCATCTCGCGCGAAAGAGAAACGAAGTGACCGCGCTCGGAAAAGTCCTCGATCCGATCGCGGATAAGATCCTCGCTTGCTTCGTTATGATCATGGAAGCGGCGGGCGGTATGATGTTCTTTTATCCTTGCGGCGTGATCCTTTCGATGATCGTCGTCGGGCGCGAGATCCTGATCGGCGCGTTCCGAACGATGTCGGCGCATAAAGGCGCGATCCTTGCCGCGGATAAACTCGGGAAACTCAAAACGATCTTGCTGAACGTTTCCCTGCCCGTTATGATGATCGGATATTTCCATATATCCGTTAAAATCGTCGGAAACGTGATTTTCGCTTTGGCGGTCCTCTTTACGGTGATCTCCGGCGTCAATTATGTCGTTAAAAACAAACATATTTTCTCGGACGGCGCGGCGAAATGA
- the rny gene encoding ribonuclease Y — protein MSDIFLGVSSAVIGILYAVVALVSLGIGGALGYFLYKMLVEKKVGNAKAEAAKILEESKQEAKSLRKEALIEAKEEQHRMRSDLDKEMRERRAEVQRLEQRIASREESLTRKEDALDKRLSDVEDAKQALNVREQDIVRKENEVAESHNRMIQELEKVSGMSRDEAKKVLMDDMLEDAKRDAVQLAKEIEAEAKEGAEQKAKEIVSMAVQRCATDHASEIAVSVVPLPNDEMKGRIIGRVGRNIRAFENATGVDVIIDDTPDVVTISAFDPVRREIGRVALERLMSDGRIHPARIEETVEKVKNEIDNQMKDAGEEAAFDVAVYGLHPELVKILGRLKFRTSYGQNVLKHSIEVSHLAGILAAEIGADVKVAKRAGLLHDIGKAVDHEIEGTHVAIGVELAKKFKESEAVIHAIEAHHGDVEAKTVEAVIVQAADAISGARPGARRESLENYVKRLESIEKIANSFDGVEQSFAIQAGREIRVMVKPEKVDDTKTYFIAKEIAKKLENELEYPGQIKVSVIRELRSVEYAK, from the coding sequence ATGAGTGATATTTTTCTCGGCGTTTCTTCCGCGGTTATAGGGATATTATACGCAGTCGTCGCTTTGGTCTCTTTGGGGATCGGCGGCGCGCTCGGGTATTTCCTTTATAAAATGTTAGTCGAAAAGAAAGTAGGCAACGCAAAAGCGGAAGCAGCGAAAATTTTGGAGGAAAGCAAACAAGAAGCCAAATCTTTGCGGAAAGAAGCCTTGATCGAGGCGAAAGAGGAGCAGCACAGAATGCGCTCGGATCTCGATAAGGAAATGCGCGAGCGCCGCGCCGAAGTGCAAAGGCTCGAACAGCGCATCGCTTCGAGGGAAGAATCCCTTACGCGCAAAGAGGACGCGCTCGATAAGAGGCTCAGCGACGTGGAAGACGCAAAGCAGGCGTTGAACGTCCGCGAGCAGGATATCGTCCGCAAGGAGAACGAAGTCGCGGAATCGCATAACCGCATGATCCAAGAACTTGAAAAAGTCTCGGGAATGTCGCGCGACGAAGCGAAGAAAGTTTTGATGGACGATATGCTTGAAGACGCAAAGCGCGACGCCGTCCAACTTGCGAAGGAAATCGAAGCGGAAGCGAAGGAAGGCGCGGAACAAAAAGCGAAAGAGATCGTCTCTATGGCGGTGCAACGCTGCGCGACCGATCACGCTTCGGAGATCGCGGTCTCCGTCGTCCCGCTTCCGAATGATGAAATGAAAGGCAGGATCATCGGTCGCGTCGGTCGAAACATCCGCGCGTTCGAAAACGCGACGGGCGTCGACGTCATTATCGACGACACGCCGGACGTCGTCACGATCTCCGCGTTCGATCCCGTGCGCCGTGAAATCGGTCGCGTCGCGCTCGAAAGATTGATGAGCGACGGAAGGATCCATCCCGCTCGTATCGAAGAGACCGTCGAAAAGGTCAAAAACGAGATCGACAACCAAATGAAAGACGCGGGCGAAGAAGCCGCGTTCGACGTCGCGGTTTACGGATTGCATCCCGAACTCGTCAAGATCCTCGGAAGACTGAAATTCAGGACGAGTTACGGACAGAACGTACTTAAACACTCGATCGAAGTTTCTCACCTCGCGGGCATCCTCGCCGCCGAGATCGGCGCGGACGTAAAGGTCGCGAAGAGAGCGGGACTATTACACGATATCGGTAAAGCGGTCGACCACGAGATCGAAGGAACGCACGTCGCGATCGGCGTCGAACTCGCGAAGAAATTCAAAGAAAGCGAAGCGGTGATCCACGCGATCGAAGCGCACCACGGCGACGTGGAAGCGAAGACGGTCGAAGCCGTCATCGTTCAAGCGGCGGACGCGATCAGCGGCGCGAGACCGGGCGCGAGACGCGAATCGCTTGAAAATTACGTCAAGCGTCTCGAAAGCATCGAAAAGATCGCCAACTCGTTCGACGGCGTCGAGCAGTCCTTCGCGATCCAAGCGGGACGTGAGATCCGCGTTATGGTCAAACCCGAAAAGGTGGACGACACGAAGACCTACTTCATCGCGAAAGAGATCGCGAAGAAGCTTGAAAACGAACTCGAATATCCGGGGCAAATCAAAGTCAGCGTGATCCGCGAACTCAGAAGCGTCGAATACGCGAAATAA